A stretch of Vibrio maritimus DNA encodes these proteins:
- the ansA gene encoding asparaginase, which produces MTRKHIYIAYTGGTIGMQKSDHGYIPVAGFMEKQLASMPEFHRPEMPEFTIHEYEPLIDSSDMTPADWQQIADDIRDNYDKYDGFVILHGTDTMAYTASALSFMLENLGKPVIVTGSQIPLAELRSDGQANLLNALHIAANYPINEVTLFFNNQLMRGNRSTKSHADGFNAFTSPNLPPLLEAGINIQLSSGVEINKAPEGEFKVHDITPQPIGVITMYPGISHEVIRNTLLQPVNAMILLTFGVGNAPQNPELLGHLKEASERGVIVVNLTQCLAGKVNMGGYATGCALADAGVISGFDMTPEAALAKLHYLLSQNLGYEEVKSQMLEVLRGEMSK; this is translated from the coding sequence ATGACGAGAAAACACATCTATATCGCCTACACTGGCGGCACAATCGGCATGCAAAAGTCCGATCATGGCTATATCCCGGTAGCTGGATTTATGGAAAAACAATTGGCGAGTATGCCAGAGTTCCATCGACCAGAAATGCCAGAGTTTACTATCCATGAGTACGAGCCGCTGATCGACTCGTCTGATATGACGCCTGCAGATTGGCAACAAATCGCCGATGATATTCGCGACAACTACGACAAGTACGATGGCTTTGTGATTCTGCACGGTACAGACACGATGGCGTATACAGCGTCGGCACTCTCTTTCATGTTGGAGAACTTAGGTAAGCCTGTAATTGTGACTGGCTCACAGATCCCACTTGCGGAGCTGCGCTCTGATGGTCAAGCTAACCTTTTGAATGCCCTGCACATCGCAGCAAACTATCCAATCAATGAAGTGACTTTGTTCTTCAACAATCAGCTGATGCGCGGTAACCGCAGCACGAAATCACACGCTGATGGCTTCAACGCGTTTACGTCGCCAAATCTACCACCATTGCTTGAAGCGGGTATCAACATTCAGCTCAGCAGTGGTGTTGAAATCAATAAAGCACCGGAAGGTGAATTTAAGGTGCATGATATTACGCCTCAACCAATTGGCGTCATCACCATGTACCCTGGTATCTCTCATGAGGTTATTCGAAACACCCTACTACAGCCGGTCAATGCAATGATTCTATTGACCTTCGGTGTCGGCAACGCGCCGCAAAACCCTGAGCTGCTTGGTCATCTAAAAGAAGCGTCTGAGCGCGGTGTTATCGTGGTAAACCTAACTCAGTGTCTCGCGGGTAAGGTCAACATGGGCGGTTATGCGACAGGCTGTGCCCTTGCGGATGCGGGTGTAATCAGCGGCTTCGATATGACCCCAGAGGCGGCCCTAGCGAAGCTTCACTACTTGCTGAGCCAAAACCTTGGCTACGAAGAAGTTAAGTCTCAAATGCTTGAAGTCCTTCGTGGTGAGATGAGTAAATAG
- a CDS encoding DNA topoisomerase III, whose amino-acid sequence MTRLFIAEKPSLGRAIAAALPNPQKKGDGFIQCGNGDVVTWCIGHLLEQVEPDAYDERYKKWNLADLPIVPQQWQLRPRKSASKQLTAVKKLLKTATTIVNAGDPDREGQLLVDEVIDYCKVSKAKKESAQRLLISDLNLPAVKKALNGMRMNREFIPLSVSALARSRADWLYGMNMSRAYTLLGQKAGYQGVLSVGRVQTPVLGLVVRRDEEIENFIPKDYFTLHALIPYQDTGPAFDIRAKWRPSEACKPWQDEEGRVLNRKLVENVAERIKGQPAKVVKSEHKSTKQNAPLPYSLSALQIDAAKRYNMSAQQVLDVCQALYEKHKLITYPRSDNRYLPKDHFYQANDVLAAIKNNSKEYASAVDNADSSRKSKAWNDSKVDAHHAIIPTPKKTSMVLSGFEEKVYGLIARQYVMQFYPPAVYAEAMLEFDIQGGQFVAKGKRLQEPGWRVLLGNSANDQEEGVDAVPPLEVGTVLTCREGEIGEKKTEPPRHFTEATLLQAMTGISRFVEDKSLKKILRDTDGIGTEATRAGILDTLFKRQLLKRQGKSVLSTPAGRGLIHALPDESTYPDMTAHWEFQLQGMAEKTQSYGPFMSELNSKLDQLMNQVKTGPVPESLRNLPKVEKPAFKKYKKRRSAGGTAKRRSK is encoded by the coding sequence ATGACACGTCTCTTTATTGCAGAAAAACCTAGCCTCGGCCGAGCTATTGCGGCTGCATTACCTAATCCTCAGAAGAAAGGCGATGGTTTTATCCAATGTGGCAATGGTGACGTTGTGACCTGGTGCATTGGTCACTTGTTGGAGCAAGTTGAGCCAGATGCTTACGATGAGCGTTACAAAAAGTGGAATCTAGCGGACCTGCCTATTGTTCCTCAGCAATGGCAACTGCGTCCTCGAAAGAGCGCTTCTAAGCAGCTTACAGCGGTGAAAAAGCTGCTTAAGACCGCCACGACAATAGTTAATGCAGGTGACCCAGATAGAGAAGGGCAACTGCTGGTAGATGAGGTTATTGATTACTGTAAGGTCTCCAAGGCCAAAAAAGAATCAGCGCAGCGACTTCTTATCAGCGACTTGAACTTGCCTGCGGTTAAAAAGGCGCTCAATGGAATGAGAATGAACAGAGAGTTTATTCCTCTCTCAGTGTCTGCGCTTGCACGCTCTCGCGCTGATTGGTTGTATGGAATGAACATGTCTCGCGCATACACCTTATTGGGTCAAAAAGCGGGTTACCAAGGCGTACTCTCTGTTGGCCGCGTTCAAACGCCAGTTCTGGGGTTAGTGGTTCGCCGTGATGAAGAAATCGAAAACTTCATTCCTAAAGACTATTTCACGTTGCATGCATTGATCCCATATCAAGACACCGGTCCTGCTTTTGATATTCGAGCTAAATGGCGTCCAAGTGAGGCGTGTAAACCGTGGCAGGATGAGGAAGGTCGCGTACTCAATCGCAAATTGGTCGAGAACGTCGCTGAGCGCATCAAAGGTCAACCAGCTAAGGTGGTTAAGTCGGAACACAAGTCGACGAAGCAAAATGCTCCCTTACCGTATTCATTGTCAGCACTGCAGATTGACGCCGCAAAGCGCTACAACATGAGTGCTCAACAGGTATTGGATGTCTGTCAGGCATTGTATGAGAAACACAAGCTCATTACCTATCCACGCTCCGATAACCGCTACCTTCCTAAAGATCACTTCTACCAAGCTAATGACGTCTTGGCAGCGATAAAGAACAACAGCAAAGAATACGCCTCGGCAGTAGATAACGCAGATAGCAGCCGTAAATCCAAGGCTTGGAATGACAGCAAAGTCGACGCGCACCACGCGATCATCCCCACGCCAAAGAAAACCAGCATGGTATTGTCTGGGTTTGAGGAAAAGGTTTACGGTCTGATTGCGAGACAATACGTGATGCAGTTTTACCCGCCTGCCGTCTATGCAGAAGCGATGTTGGAGTTCGACATTCAGGGGGGGCAATTTGTGGCTAAAGGTAAGCGCCTTCAAGAGCCCGGCTGGCGCGTGTTGTTAGGCAACAGTGCTAATGACCAAGAAGAGGGTGTCGATGCGGTTCCTCCGCTAGAAGTAGGCACGGTTCTCACTTGTCGTGAAGGCGAGATAGGTGAGAAGAAAACCGAGCCACCAAGACATTTCACTGAGGCGACTCTGCTGCAAGCGATGACAGGCATCAGTCGTTTCGTTGAAGATAAGTCCCTTAAGAAAATTCTTCGCGATACCGATGGTATTGGCACAGAAGCCACACGCGCAGGTATCTTGGATACGCTATTTAAACGTCAGCTATTGAAACGCCAAGGGAAGTCAGTACTTAGCACACCTGCTGGTCGAGGGCTTATTCATGCTTTGCCAGATGAATCAACGTACCCAGATATGACGGCTCATTGGGAGTTTCAGCTGCAAGGCATGGCAGAGAAGACACAGTCTTATGGCCCCTTTATGTCGGAGCTTAACAGCAAGCTTGATCAATTAATGAATCAAGTCAAAACGGGCCCCGTTCCTGAGTCGTTAAGGAATTTGCCGAAAGTCGAAAAACCCGCATTTAAAAAGTACAAAAAACGCCGCAGTGCGGGTGGAACCGCAAAGCGACGCAGTAAGTAA
- a CDS encoding NAD(P)H nitroreductase, with product MDALDLLLNRRSIAKLSDPAPEGVVLENIIKAGLRAPDHAGLTPWRFVLAQGEGRQKLANILSEAATLAGSEQVVIDKAQKAPFRAPLVITVIAKVTPHDKVPAMEQYLSAGCAVQAMQMAAVAQGFQAFWRSGKWMFDDHVRQAFELEGQDQIVGFLYVGTPGCTPMKVPERELGKFVHFL from the coding sequence ATGGATGCTTTAGACCTGTTGCTCAACCGACGTTCAATTGCCAAACTTTCAGACCCCGCGCCAGAAGGGGTCGTTCTAGAAAATATCATTAAAGCGGGGCTGCGTGCCCCAGACCACGCTGGTCTCACACCTTGGCGTTTTGTGTTAGCACAAGGGGAAGGCAGACAAAAACTCGCCAATATTCTGAGCGAAGCCGCCACACTCGCAGGCAGTGAGCAAGTGGTGATTGATAAGGCTCAAAAAGCGCCGTTTCGAGCGCCACTTGTTATCACAGTGATCGCTAAGGTGACGCCACACGACAAAGTACCTGCAATGGAGCAGTATCTTTCAGCCGGGTGTGCGGTACAGGCGATGCAGATGGCTGCCGTTGCTCAGGGCTTTCAAGCGTTTTGGCGCTCAGGCAAGTGGATGTTTGATGATCATGTTCGTCAGGCATTTGAGCTGGAGGGGCAAGATCAAATCGTCGGCTTCCTCTACGTTGGCACCCCTGGCTGCACACCAATGAAAGTACCTGAGCGAGAACTAGGTAAATTCGTTCACTTTCTTTAA
- the sppA gene encoding signal peptide peptidase SppA, translating to MKKVFRFIGMIFKGIWKLINFTRLAIVNLFFFAMIAVFYFALTQSDAPAKVETKASALVMNLSGPIVEQSTYVNPMDSFTGSLFGQDLPKENVLFDVVDTIRHASQDEKVTGLVLSLRDMPETSLTKLRYIAKAINEFKATGKPVYAYGAFYNQSQYYLASYADKVYLAPDGAVLVKGYSAYSMYFKTLLEKLDVTTHVFRVGTYKSAVEPFLRDDMSEDAKANATRWIGQLWGAYVDDVSTNREIDPGVLTPSMDDFLASLKNVDGDLAALSKEMGLVDELATKQQVNEAMVEEFGSDGDGGFNAVGYYEYLASVPFDFPDNPDSQVAVVVASGSIMDGEQPRGTIGGDTTAALLKQAREDDSVKSVVLRVDSPGGSAFASEVIRNEVQALKDAGKPVVVSMSSVAASGGYWISMSASQIMAQPTTITGSIGIFSVITTFEKGLNNIGVNTDGVGTTPFSGVGITRGINEGASQAFQMGIEHGYKRFISLVSDNRDMSVTEVDDVAQGRVWTGQDALEHGLIDKIGDFDDAVALAAELASLEQYDVMFVEEPLSPAQQFVQDLMKQVHVSLGLDISSWIPQSLLPVANELKQHASLMESFNDPKGHYVLCLTCNVQ from the coding sequence ATGAAAAAAGTATTCCGTTTTATAGGTATGATTTTCAAAGGCATATGGAAGTTAATTAACTTCACTAGGCTTGCCATTGTGAATCTGTTTTTCTTCGCCATGATCGCTGTGTTTTACTTTGCTTTGACGCAAAGCGACGCACCTGCAAAAGTCGAAACCAAAGCGTCTGCGTTGGTTATGAATCTATCTGGACCAATAGTTGAGCAAAGCACCTACGTTAACCCGATGGATTCGTTTACGGGTTCGCTGTTTGGGCAAGATCTTCCTAAAGAAAATGTGCTGTTCGATGTTGTCGATACCATTCGTCACGCCTCGCAAGATGAGAAAGTGACCGGACTGGTGCTATCACTCCGTGACATGCCAGAAACCAGCCTGACGAAACTGCGTTACATCGCTAAAGCGATCAACGAATTCAAAGCAACCGGTAAACCCGTGTATGCCTACGGCGCGTTCTACAACCAAAGCCAATACTATCTGGCGAGCTATGCAGACAAAGTCTATCTGGCGCCAGATGGCGCAGTGTTAGTCAAAGGCTACAGCGCCTACTCTATGTACTTTAAGACGCTTCTCGAAAAGCTCGACGTAACGACTCATGTTTTTCGTGTCGGAACCTACAAATCTGCTGTCGAGCCTTTCCTTCGCGACGATATGTCTGAAGACGCTAAAGCCAATGCAACTCGTTGGATTGGGCAGCTATGGGGAGCCTATGTCGATGATGTTTCAACCAATCGTGAAATTGACCCTGGCGTACTAACGCCGAGCATGGATGATTTCTTGGCATCACTCAAAAACGTCGATGGTGATCTAGCGGCGCTATCTAAAGAGATGGGGTTGGTTGATGAGCTCGCGACTAAGCAGCAAGTTAACGAAGCTATGGTCGAAGAATTCGGCAGCGACGGTGACGGCGGCTTCAACGCGGTGGGTTACTATGAATACCTCGCATCAGTACCTTTTGATTTTCCTGACAATCCAGATAGCCAAGTAGCCGTTGTTGTTGCAAGCGGGTCAATTATGGATGGTGAGCAGCCACGCGGCACCATAGGTGGCGACACAACCGCAGCGCTTCTCAAACAAGCTCGTGAGGATGACAGTGTAAAATCTGTGGTTCTTCGCGTTGATAGCCCAGGAGGCAGCGCATTTGCATCCGAAGTGATTCGCAACGAAGTTCAGGCTCTCAAAGATGCAGGTAAACCTGTCGTCGTTTCTATGTCAAGTGTGGCAGCGTCTGGCGGTTATTGGATCTCCATGAGTGCATCGCAAATCATGGCACAGCCAACAACAATTACCGGCTCGATTGGTATCTTTAGCGTCATAACCACGTTCGAAAAAGGTCTCAACAATATTGGCGTCAATACTGATGGTGTCGGCACGACTCCATTCTCTGGCGTGGGGATCACGCGTGGCATCAATGAAGGCGCTTCACAAGCCTTCCAAATGGGTATCGAGCATGGTTACAAACGTTTTATCTCACTAGTGTCTGACAATCGCGATATGTCCGTGACGGAAGTCGATGATGTGGCGCAGGGCCGAGTATGGACCGGACAAGACGCACTTGAGCACGGCCTTATCGATAAGATTGGTGACTTTGACGATGCGGTTGCTCTGGCGGCCGAGTTAGCGAGCTTAGAACAATACGATGTGATGTTTGTTGAAGAGCCACTAAGCCCTGCACAACAATTTGTGCAAGACCTGATGAAGCAAGTGCATGTGAGTTTGGGACTTGATATCTCTTCTTGGATCCCACAAAGCTTATTGCCTGTAGCAAACGAGCTTAAGCAACATGCTTCGCTCATGGAGAGCTTCAATGACCCGAAAGGTCACTACGTGCTATGCCTGACTTGTAACGTCCAGTAG
- a CDS encoding NupC/NupG family nucleoside CNT transporter, translating to MAILSSLLGIVSLIAIAYLFSEKRSAINWNTVLRALLLQSLVAAFVLAFPLGKDILGSMSNGVATILSFSDRGIQFLFGDLATNGFVFAIRVLPIIVVISALIAALYHLSIMQLAIRIIGGGLQKFLGTSKAESLVATGNIFLSQSESPLLIRPFLGTMTRSELFAVMAGGMASVAGSVLGGYAGLGVELKYLIAASFMAAPGSLMMAKLLVPEQQTPSDYSDIELDDSKQSNIIDALAAGAMNGMRVAVAVGTMLVAFISVIAMLNAAIESITGWFGGEGMTLELLFGFVFAPVAWLIGVDSSEVLTAGSFIGQKVILNEFVAFINFVEAKAMLSDKTQVIITFALCGFANIASIAIQIGAIASMAPERRSDVASLGIKAVLAGTLANLMSACLAGLFFVL from the coding sequence ATCGCTATTCTCTCTAGCCTGCTAGGCATCGTCTCTCTTATTGCTATCGCGTACCTGTTCTCTGAAAAACGGTCAGCGATCAACTGGAACACCGTACTTCGCGCCCTACTTCTGCAATCACTCGTCGCTGCATTTGTTCTCGCATTTCCCCTTGGTAAAGATATTCTCGGTTCTATGAGCAATGGCGTAGCTACCATTCTTAGCTTCTCTGACCGTGGCATTCAGTTCCTATTTGGTGACTTGGCGACAAACGGTTTCGTGTTCGCCATTCGCGTTCTACCAATCATAGTCGTTATCAGTGCGTTGATCGCGGCACTCTATCACCTCAGCATCATGCAACTGGCAATTCGTATTATCGGTGGCGGCCTGCAAAAGTTCCTTGGCACTAGCAAAGCTGAGTCGCTGGTTGCTACAGGCAACATTTTCCTTTCACAAAGTGAATCACCACTGCTTATTCGCCCGTTCCTAGGCACAATGACACGGTCAGAGCTATTTGCAGTTATGGCAGGTGGTATGGCTTCGGTCGCAGGAAGCGTGCTTGGCGGTTACGCAGGGCTTGGCGTTGAGCTTAAGTACCTCATCGCCGCAAGCTTTATGGCAGCTCCTGGTTCTTTGATGATGGCGAAGCTTCTTGTACCAGAGCAACAAACACCGTCTGACTATAGCGATATCGAACTCGATGACAGCAAGCAAAGCAACATCATCGATGCGCTCGCTGCTGGCGCAATGAACGGCATGAGAGTCGCGGTTGCCGTCGGAACTATGCTTGTCGCCTTCATCAGTGTCATTGCGATGCTCAATGCTGCGATTGAGTCCATCACTGGCTGGTTTGGTGGTGAAGGTATGACACTGGAGCTACTATTTGGCTTCGTGTTTGCGCCTGTTGCTTGGCTAATTGGCGTGGACTCTAGTGAAGTACTTACGGCAGGTTCATTTATCGGTCAAAAAGTAATCTTGAATGAGTTTGTTGCCTTCATCAACTTTGTCGAAGCAAAAGCCATGCTGTCTGACAAAACTCAGGTCATCATCACCTTCGCACTTTGCGGTTTCGCCAACATCGCGTCCATCGCGATTCAGATTGGTGCGATTGCCTCTATGGCACCAGAACGCCGCTCAGATGTCGCAAGTCTTGGTATCAAAGCCGTTCTTGCCGGTACACTCGCTAACCTAATGAGTGCTTGCCTTGCAGGTTTGTTCTTTGTGCTGTAG
- a CDS encoding low molecular weight protein-tyrosine-phosphatase: MNNKKKPSILVVCMGNICRSPTGEAVLRARAEQAGIDVEIDSAGTIGYHQGNPPDSRAKKAGEARGYSFAGIRARQVTDDDFEDFDMILAADKDNLADLKQRCPRHLQHKLSLFLSHGSSSYKEIPDPYYGGDQGFELVLDLIEDASDSVLAKLT; encoded by the coding sequence ATGAATAATAAAAAGAAACCATCGATTCTTGTTGTATGCATGGGCAATATCTGTCGCTCCCCGACCGGAGAGGCCGTATTACGTGCTCGAGCAGAGCAAGCCGGTATCGACGTCGAAATTGATTCAGCGGGTACCATCGGTTATCACCAAGGCAATCCGCCAGATTCAAGAGCTAAAAAAGCGGGGGAAGCACGTGGTTACTCGTTTGCTGGCATCCGAGCAAGGCAGGTTACGGATGATGACTTTGAAGATTTCGATATGATTCTGGCGGCAGATAAAGATAACTTGGCTGACCTAAAGCAGCGTTGTCCTCGCCATTTACAGCACAAACTATCTCTATTTCTTAGTCATGGATCGTCTAGCTACAAAGAGATTCCAGATCCTTATTACGGCGGGGACCAAGGGTTTGAGTTGGTGTTGGATTTGATTGAGGACGCATCGGATAGCGTATTGGCGAAGCTTACCTAG
- a CDS encoding NADPH-dependent 2,4-dienoyl-CoA reductase, whose product MSAMYPNLLKPLDLGFTQLKNRVLMGSMHTGLEEHKEGLHKLAAFYEERAKGGVGLIVTGGFAPNLRGRLAPFAAEFSKPKHAKAHKVVTEAVHKHGGKIALQILHAGRYGYHPFSQSASKIKSPITPFAPSEMSSRQIWKTIDAYANSAALAREAGYDGVEIMGSEGYFINQFICQRTNVRYDEWGGSYDNRIRLPLEIVKAVRAAVGEDFIIIFRLSMLDLVEQGSTFEEVVQLGKALEQAGVTIINTGIGWHEAKVPTIATQVPRGAFTWVTEKIRPHLSIPVITTNRINTPDEAERILSSGHADMVSMARPFLADPHFVAKAEQGEAHFINTCIGCNQACLDNAFKGKRATCLVNPQACYETDLIIKKTVNSKNIAVVGAGPAGLACATTLAEKGHSVDLFEKNDRIGGQFRLAMQIPGKEEFRETIRYFANRIAQTGVKLHLETEATADLLKEYDEVVMATGVKPRMPKMEGIDNKDKVIDYQTVIRDKTYLGENVAIMGAGGIGIDIASMITEPQGQTLDDWLYEWGIDKNLEHPGGLYPFPDSTTSTNVWVMQRKEGRVGKGPGKTTGWIHKKTLEKRGVHLLGGVSYDKIDDKGLHITVKGESKLIPADKVVICAGQESVQPFENEWPDFGDKLHVIGGADYAGELDAVRAIRQGVELAAKL is encoded by the coding sequence ATGTCAGCCATGTACCCGAACTTACTTAAGCCACTGGATTTAGGATTCACTCAACTCAAAAACCGAGTACTTATGGGATCAATGCACACTGGTCTCGAAGAGCACAAAGAAGGTTTACACAAACTTGCGGCATTCTATGAAGAGCGCGCAAAAGGTGGGGTTGGGCTGATAGTGACAGGTGGTTTTGCGCCCAACCTTCGCGGTCGACTTGCACCATTTGCGGCAGAATTTAGTAAGCCTAAACATGCCAAAGCACACAAAGTGGTGACAGAAGCCGTTCATAAGCATGGCGGTAAGATAGCATTGCAAATCCTTCACGCAGGTCGCTATGGCTATCATCCATTTTCACAAAGTGCTTCCAAGATTAAATCACCGATTACCCCTTTTGCTCCAAGTGAAATGAGCAGTCGCCAGATCTGGAAAACCATTGATGCTTACGCTAACAGCGCTGCTCTCGCAAGAGAGGCAGGCTACGACGGTGTGGAAATCATGGGCTCGGAAGGCTATTTCATCAACCAATTCATCTGCCAGCGCACAAACGTCCGTTATGATGAATGGGGTGGCAGCTACGACAACCGTATTCGCTTGCCGCTAGAGATAGTGAAAGCTGTGCGCGCTGCCGTGGGTGAAGATTTCATTATTATTTTCCGCCTTTCCATGCTGGACTTAGTTGAGCAAGGCAGTACTTTTGAAGAGGTGGTGCAGCTCGGTAAAGCACTCGAGCAAGCAGGCGTGACCATAATCAACACCGGCATTGGTTGGCACGAAGCGAAGGTTCCAACAATTGCTACCCAAGTGCCGCGCGGTGCCTTTACGTGGGTGACAGAGAAGATTCGCCCGCACCTTTCTATCCCTGTTATTACGACTAACCGAATCAACACCCCCGATGAAGCCGAGCGCATACTTTCATCCGGTCATGCCGATATGGTTTCTATGGCGAGACCGTTCTTGGCGGATCCCCATTTTGTTGCCAAAGCCGAGCAGGGTGAGGCGCATTTCATTAATACGTGTATCGGTTGTAACCAAGCGTGTTTGGACAACGCCTTTAAAGGCAAGCGAGCGACCTGTTTAGTCAACCCACAAGCGTGTTACGAGACCGACTTGATTATTAAAAAGACGGTGAACAGCAAAAACATTGCAGTTGTTGGGGCAGGGCCTGCGGGACTTGCTTGTGCAACCACACTGGCTGAGAAGGGGCATTCGGTTGACCTATTCGAGAAGAACGATCGCATTGGTGGTCAGTTCCGACTTGCCATGCAGATACCGGGTAAAGAAGAGTTTAGAGAAACGATTCGCTACTTCGCCAACCGTATCGCCCAAACTGGCGTTAAGCTCCACCTAGAGACCGAAGCCACCGCTGATCTTCTGAAAGAATACGATGAAGTCGTGATGGCGACCGGTGTGAAACCGAGAATGCCTAAAATGGAAGGTATCGACAATAAAGATAAGGTTATCGACTATCAAACAGTGATTCGTGACAAGACTTATCTAGGCGAAAATGTCGCTATTATGGGCGCTGGTGGTATTGGTATTGATATCGCAAGCATGATTACCGAGCCCCAAGGTCAGACTCTGGATGACTGGTTATATGAATGGGGTATCGATAAAAACCTTGAACATCCTGGTGGGTTGTATCCGTTCCCAGATTCAACGACCAGTACTAACGTGTGGGTGATGCAGCGTAAAGAAGGGCGAGTCGGTAAAGGTCCTGGTAAGACAACGGGCTGGATACACAAGAAGACGCTTGAAAAACGGGGTGTGCACCTACTTGGTGGTGTGTCTTATGACAAGATCGATGACAAGGGTCTGCACATTACCGTCAAAGGAGAGTCGAAACTGATTCCGGCGGACAAAGTGGTGATATGTGCAGGACAAGAATCCGTCCAGCCGTTTGAAAATGAGTGGCCTGATTTCGGTGATAAACTGCATGTCATTGGTGGTGCCGACTATGCTGGTGAGCTTGATGCAGTGCGCGCAATTCGCCAAGGTGTAGAGCTGGCAGCCAAGCTGTAG